TAGGGAGCAACCTTTAAAATCTTTATAGTGAAAAAGCTGGGGAGTTAACAATGAAAGTGTTAGAAATGAGGGAGATCAAAACAGAACACATTGTCATTTCTCCAAGACCAGTATGGAAGTGTAGAACTTGTCCTATGTACGGAAAGAGACCAAGTTGCCCACCTCATGCTCCTTCATGGAAAGAAGCCAAAGAACTCTTTAAGCATTACAAAAGAGCTCTTATAATAAAGTTCAAGGTTGATATGAAGAATTTTGAGACTGAAAAAAGGAAAGTTCTATTGTGGTTGCTCGAAGAGGAGAAGAAGCTTTTCAGGAAAGGATACTATTACGCCCTGGCTTTATTTCCTGGGAACTGCAACTTATGTGATGAATGCACATTTGAAAGTGAAGGAAAATGTAAGATGCCCGAAAAAGTTAGGCCTAGCATTGATGCCATTGGCATCGAATTATCTTCCATAACAAACATAAGGTTTGAAGAACCGGTACTCTATGGCATGATATTGCTCGAATAATACTCATATCATTACAATATTGATCTCAATAACTGAGAGAAAAGTTATTAAACATTGGAGCGTAAGGCCATGTGGTGAACACCATGGGCCTTGGTAATGCAAAGATATATGGTGGAGTTGGAGGTATCCTAAGCCTCATTGGACCATTGGCAGGCAGTTTTGGACTAATACTGTCAATAGCAGGACTAGTACTAGTATTTCTGGCAGTAAAGACAATAAGTGATGAGACGGGAGACGAAAGGATATTCAGCCTGTTTTTAAAAGCATTCATCTCAATGGTAGCTGGCCTAATAATATTCATAATAGTAATTATAGCAACAGTGGGATCTTTTGCCTTTGGAATGATTGGAAAGGGAATGATGAGCCCAGGAAACCTCATGGCGGTGATAGGATCAATTTTAGTAGGTTTCCTAATCTTGTGGATTACATACATCATAGGAACTTACTTCCAGAAGAAGAGCTTCGAGCTAATTGCCGAATATACAGGGGTTAATCTCTTCAAGACCACAGGACTCGTTTACTTCATAGGGGCCATTTTGATTATAATAGGAGTTGGATTCCTAATAATCCTAGTAGGAGCCATACTGGAGATAGTTTCATTCTTCTCGCTACCAGAGGAAGCTAAAAAGTTAGAAACTCCTGTATCTCCTTAGTTGCTCTTCAATTTTCCTTTTTGCAACTTCTTCAGCAAGTGGTCTGAGGATTTCTATTATCTTTTCTCTAACTTTCTCGATGCCAATACCCTTTAGAGCGGAGACCTTTATTGGCTCAAGCCCTTTGTCTCTTAAGAAGTCTTCAACCTTCTTCACATTCTCTTCACTCGCAACATCTATCTTGTTAATAACGGCCAAGAATGGTAACTCTCTGAACTCATCAAATATCTCGGAGAATAGGTGCATCTGCTCCTCTAGAGGGAAGCCACAGTACTCACTTGGGTCGAAAATGTAAACTATCAAGTTCCCCAAGTGTTTTAATGCAAGTATTGCCTGCTTTTCTATTTCATTTCTTTCACTGAGCGGCCTATCCAAGAGACCAGGAGTATCTATGACCTGATATCTAAAGTATCCATCCTCAAATTGTCCAACATTTATTCCCCTAGTCGTGAAGGGATAACTTGCTATTTCTGGCTTAGCTGTCGTTAGTGCCTTTAACAATGTTGACTTCCCAACGTTAGGGTGACCCGCTATAACAACAGTCGGAATTT
The window above is part of the Pyrococcus sp. NA2 genome. Proteins encoded here:
- a CDS encoding DUF2284 domain-containing protein — encoded protein: MKVLEMREIKTEHIVISPRPVWKCRTCPMYGKRPSCPPHAPSWKEAKELFKHYKRALIIKFKVDMKNFETEKRKVLLWLLEEEKKLFRKGYYYALALFPGNCNLCDECTFESEGKCKMPEKVRPSIDAIGIELSSITNIRFEEPVLYGMILLE
- a CDS encoding DUF996 domain-containing protein; this encodes MGLGNAKIYGGVGGILSLIGPLAGSFGLILSIAGLVLVFLAVKTISDETGDERIFSLFLKAFISMVAGLIIFIIVIIATVGSFAFGMIGKGMMSPGNLMAVIGSILVGFLILWITYIIGTYFQKKSFELIAEYTGVNLFKTTGLVYFIGAILIIIGVGFLIILVGAILEIVSFFSLPEEAKKLETPVSP
- a CDS encoding NOG1 family protein, translated to MKNPFEKMPTVLTADELIDKAFRRAEKAASSFKPRGDRVKKARQREELRVRTVSNVIRDNLRKILERTPGLSTLPKFYQELVDVLVDRDTFHKAMAGIDWAIRMVRELEERYVERIRYSNDPGEIAELRRQFYGRVASILRDIDDRLRYLNKAREVLKDLPVVDLEIPTVVIAGHPNVGKSTLLKALTTAKPEIASYPFTTRGINVGQFEDGYFRYQVIDTPGLLDRPLSERNEIEKQAILALKHLGNLIVYIFDPSEYCGFPLEEQMHLFSEIFDEFRELPFLAVINKIDVASEENVKKVEDFLRDKGLEPIKVSALKGIGIEKVREKIIEILRPLAEEVAKRKIEEQLRRYRSF